In the genome of Hevea brasiliensis isolate MT/VB/25A 57/8 chromosome 14, ASM3005281v1, whole genome shotgun sequence, the window GAAAATGGTTAAAATTTCAATAGCCAAAGCTGCTGCAACCTAAGAGATGGGTGACTGAGCTATCTATTTACCTTGATCAGGTGTTTGGTCATTCTCAGACAGccttgataacttgaaatttggTTCAGGAAACTTCCATGGATTCTCTTCTTCTACTGGTTCAAGGCCACTGCCACTGTGTCTAGATGAAGAGTAAGGCCTTTTCTTGTTTGATCTAGCAATTGACAGGGCGTCCAATCCTCAAAACATGGCGTGGTATATACATGTTCACATACAACATTTGTCATTCTAGTTGATTTTACATGAGCAGATGTTCCCCTAACCTTACTGAGTGGGCTTCTGAATGATGTGATGGCATACCATGTCCTGATCCAGAGCTTGGAATGGATCTTACTTCATCTCCTGTAAATTTACGCAAGGCAAAAAAAACTTATACAGAAGTATTATAATAGTCATCATTTCCTCAGGAATTCTTTCTATGCAAGTGTAACATAGAATGTAGGAAAGAGAGGCAACTTACCAGAATTTCTAGGTGTCACCAAATTGGCCTCGGTTATCTTCCTACCATTGTTCATAAGGTTGGCTCTTAGTTCTCCCATGAGGATTTCCATTGGCATTTCATCATTAACAACGGCTTCCCGCTGTTTCTCTATGGAGAAACCTAGTGACTGTGACCCAGTTCCACTGTGAAAATCTTCAAAGGGCTTCATGTCCAAAAACTCTATCAGATGTGCTGCAGTATTTCCCCTTGGAACAAATTAATCAAGAGACGATTAAAGGGACTTACATATCCTGTTGGTTCCTGATATTGTCCTCTCTCTGGTGGTGTTGATGATGATGGTTCTGGAGGCAGAGGTGGGGAAATCCTTGCTGTACAGAAGTAAAATCTCAATTTACCCATTCATTGTCTTTCTTAGGATAATAATCTCAGAAGCAGCTATACTTAAATTCTCACCAGAAGGTGAGTCATGGGGAGGTTGGGTACTTTTCATCCAAAGCTCCAGAAGAGGTGCTGGATAATAGATTTGTCTATTTTCGTGTGTGTATAAATCATCCATAATTACCATAGGTGGCAGATCCATGAGTTTAGCTACCTTCATTGTAGACATGATATCCCCGCGTGCCTGCAAAATATGCACTATGTTGTCCAAGGCTGCTTTGTTTTTCAGTTTAATGTTTGTCTTGCAAGGGTGGACACTTGCAAAAAATATTGAAATCTTAAACAATTATAGGCAAGACGGCAGATTCTTAGCCTATCGAATTGTCTCATGACATACATGATAACAAGAAATTGCTTTGCACAAGTTTGAAATGTGAATCATGCTGGAGATCAAGCACaaacctttctttttcttcctctccttGAGGCAATATCAGAAGCATTTTGAAGCCAAGACTGATATATTTGGCCAGGAATAATGGTTTGCTCATAATCCATTGCAGGAGCTGCACGTCTTGTTTTTTTCCTTTGAATGAGTGCTTGCCCCTGTTGATCCTGCTTCATCCCCTCTTTCTAGATCAGTTAAACTAGTATTGTTTATTTTATTCATCTAACATCACATGATGAGCCATGGagtttctttaattaaattactttACCTTGCTGGCTTCCTCGCATTCATATGGTTGATTGATTTGTTTTTCTAGATGGTCTTCGAATTCATCAGCTACGGAATGCAATGTTAATGTTAATATATGAACACAGCAGGATGGTTTCTTAGGTGAATGAGTGCTCATTCTTACATTCTATCAGTTAAGACATAAGCGGTAATGCTACAATGACTGCATCTGCGACGTTTCGGTTTAttaaaatggaggaggaataagatCAAATTGTTTTGTAGTTACTAATACAAAAAGTAAATGATATATAATTCAGTACTAAAGAAATTCACTATTTCTTTACTAAAAAAGTTCAAGAATTACCCTTTTTTTTGGAAACTATTAGATTATCTAAGTTTGCAAGTCCCGGTCCGGGGaagacaaataaataaataaataatggaaattgggaAAAGTGAAAAGGTTCCAACAGCTAATTGCATAACCCTGTTGAAGCATGAAGATTTCAGATATTGTTTTAAATAACAAGTAACCAAGGTAAAAGTCCACACAACATAGAAACCTTTATACATCatcaagaaagaaaagaaaaggaaaaaacaaagaaaggaagaagaaacaaCGAAAGGCGTTATTTGAGATGCACACAAGTCATGTTACTGACCTCTTGGAGCTTCATCCTTGGGGGGTGGGGAGGATATGAGGGTAGTTAGGATCTCCATATGCTCCCCTGAAGTGAAGTTGAGTTGTGTCTCCTCATCCTCTTCAATATCAAACCTGCCACATCAGCAACAAAGATATGTATATGAGAATAAATATTAGATCAATGGATATAGAAGTGAATCCCTTGTGAATTCTAGGCTGAAAAGTTTCTCAACTCCTAACTACGACTTTAGTTATTTGGAACCACATCATCCAAAACAGGTCATGCAAAAGCAGAAGCTAATATTGCACCATGACATGGAATCACCTTTCAAAGCGATTGTACATTTCTGTGTTCGACTGATATAAATCAAAACGTTCAAACAATTTGATGTTGTCTGCGTCAGCTGAGAGAACAGCACATGTCAGCTTAAggggaaaataaaaatataatcataTTTGGATATACCTTACTGATCGATTCATAGGAAGGAGGACAAGCAAAGAAATTTTGTAGAGGAAAACCTTGATGTAATTGCTGAGATGCATCTTCCTCCCTGGGATCGTTATTAATAAAGGGCTCATCAATATCATCAAGTCTCTGCACAGGGAGAACCTTATTTATACAGAGATGAAATTCAAGGGCAATGCAGAATATTTTAGCAGATAGTATTTTCAGGCAATTTATTAAAAAGAAAGATTAAATGACATTACCATCTATGAATATGATTCAGTCCCTTGTTTACTCACATGCTTTGTAACAGAGATTGATCATAAAAGTGTTATAAAACTTTCACACTGAGCAAATTAAGATATAGAAGACAGAGAAACGAGTAGGATACTAATTTTATCTTTTGACTTCTTCACATTGTTTCGCAAAAACAGGAAGATCTAACAAGGTTGCCATGGCAATACATCAGGATACATAAAAAATCAACAAAACTCATAAGTAATAATATTAAAGAATTGTTCTAAAGGAATGATGTAAATTCAAATTTGTGCTTCAAAACGATTAAAATTATTACTCAAGTGAACAAAGGGAGAAGTAATCTTC includes:
- the LOC110635356 gene encoding sister chromatid cohesion 1 protein 1 → MFYSHQLLARKAPLGQIWMAATMHAKINRKKLNKLNIIQICEQILNPSVPMALRLSGILMGGVVIVYERKVKLLYDDVTRLLVEINEAWKVKSAPDSTVLPKGKCQAKKDAVTLPENQETDPGDIEQSVNFSNTNATMGFQQAAYFAMRLDDIDEPFINNDPREEDASQQLHQADADNIKLFERFDLYQSNTEMYNRFERFDIEEDEETQLNFTSGEHMEILTTLISSPPPKDEAPRADEFEDHLEKQINQPYECEEASKDQQGQALIQRKKTRRAAPAMDYEQTIIPGQIYQSWLQNASDIASRRGRKRKARGDIMSTMKVAKLMDLPPMVIMDDLYTHENRQIYYPAPLLELWMKSTQPPHDSPSARISPPLPPEPSSSTPPERGQYQEPTGYPFEDFHSGTGSQSLGFSIEKQREAVVNDEMPMEILMGELRANLMNNGRKITEANLVTPRNSGDEVRSIPSSGSGHGMPSHHSEAHSVRSNKKRPYSSSRHSGSGLEPVEEENPWKFPEPNFKLSRLSENDQTPDQELLMETGPTQTQHPIISQPVDKITDTIRLQMKAHFETPGTPLVESLNKLSVGMNRKGAAMLFYQTCVLASRDFLRVEQKVPYGEILISKGKKL